From Alloacidobacterium dinghuense:
AAGTACGGACCGGACGAGGGGGAGCGGTGGAGATTCCCAGTCGCCCGATCCGTTGGACCCTGAACCGGGTCATAGGTGATAGTTCAAGTCTACGCCGGGACGGGGTCGAGTCAAGCGGTTTTCTGCAGAAAATCGGCCGGGTGTGATACATCTAGAGGGGAAGTGTCCTCCCCTGCGTTGACACTATATTTTTCACTCTGTTACAACCTATAGGTTCCGCAATACCTTCCATATCCAGACTTCCAAGGGCTTAAAGGGCAGCTAAAAGCGCGCCAGAGCGAGTCGCAAGGCGTTGGGAAAAGGTGTGGATAGGGCGGCGGTACGGAGAAAATCAGACTGCCTGAAGGTGAATTTCGAGGTGTTTTCGGACTCGCCTGAGGGTGGTTTCAAGAACCGGCAAAAGGCATGGATGTAATTCTGAAACAACTCGGCGATCTGGTGCTTGGCTCGATTCCGACGATGATCCTTTTCATCGTCCTGGTGCTGGCCTACCGGTTTGTGCTCTTTGGCCCGCTTACGCGTACGCTGGCGGAGCGCCGTGACCGCACGCAGGGGGCGGTCGAACGAGCCGCCGCTGCCATCGCTGCCGCAGATGCGAAATCGCAGGAATATGAAGCCAAGCTGCGGGCGGCGCGCGCGGAGATCTTTCGCCACCGCGAGCAGCTTATTCACCAATGGAATGCCGAGCGCGAGAGGGCACTGGCTTCCGCCCGGCTGGCTGCGCAAGAGCGGGTCCGCTCCGCTGAAAGCGCATTGAAAGCGCAGGCTGCTGAGGCGCATAAGCAGATTGAGGGCTCGACTGAGCAACTCGCCTCGCAAATTCTTCAGGCCATACTTCCGGCAGGCATGGCTCCTGTGGAGAGTGCCCTTTGACGCGTAGCTTGAAGATCAGGTTTGTAACATTCATGGCCGCCCTGGCGCTGCTGGCCGGAGCCGCTCCGCGTGCCTTCAGCCAGGAGCAGCCGGCGCATGCCCCGAACGTTGACTCCCGGTATGAGCACATGGATGCGCCGGAGACCCATGCTCAGGAAGAGCAGTATCGGCATTCGAAGTCGGTGCAGTTTATCGCCAAGGTAATGCATACGGACACGGAAACCGCGGCGAAGATTTTTGAAGATCTCAATTCGGCGATCATCTGGATTGGAGTCATCTGGCTTCTGGTGAAGGTGCTGCCCAAGGCTTTCCGTGCGCGGTCGGAGAAAATTCAGAAAGAACTTGTTGACGCCCACTCGGCGACCGAAGAGGCTAAGAGACGGCTGAGCGCGGTTGAAGCTCGACTGGCCCGGCTGGATTCCGAGATCGAGGCCATTCGCAAGCAGGCCGAACATGACAGCGCCGAGGACGAGAAGCGCATCAAGGCGTCGCTTGAAGAGGAGCGCAAGCGCATTGTCGAGTCTGCCGAACAGGAGATTGAGGCCTTCGGATCAGCGGCGCAACGGGAGCTGAAGCGATTTGCTGCCGAACTGGCGGTGGACCGGGCCTTGCAGCGGATTCATCTGGGCGCAGATGCTGATCGCATTCTGGTGCAGGAATTCACCGCTGATCTGGCCGGCACCCAGACGAAGGGGGGGCAGAACTGATGGCCGCAATTGCCGGTCCTTATGCCCGCGCCTTTGCCGATGTTGTGTTTGAGGCTCATCTGAACGCGCGCGACGTTCAGAAGCAGCTGGATGATTTTGTTGCGGCGTGGCGCGAGAGCGCCGATCTACGCGAGGTCTTTCTTGACCCCTCATTTCCGGCGGACCAGAAGGTTTCGATTCTGGACAAGCTGAACACGCGTCTGGGGTTGTCGGCGCAGGTGCGGAATTTTATCGCGGTGCTGATTCAGCACGATCGGTTGAATATGCTCGATGAAGTTCTGACCGAATACCGCCGGGAAGTGAATCAGCGCCTGGGTATCTCTGAAGTGCACGTAACCAGTGCGCGTCTGCTAGAAGCAGATGAGCGGCGGGGTATTGAACAAAAGGTGGCGAAAATGACGGGCACCCAGGTGCAGGCCACCTTTCACGAAGATAAATCGCTGCTTGGAGGCGTGGTGGTCCGCGTGGACAGCACTGTCTATGACGGGTCCGTCAAGGGACGGCTGGACCGTCTGAAAGCGCAGCTTGCCAGCTAGGTTGCGAAGGTCTAAACAAGATTCCGTTGGGAAAGTGAAGTATGGCTCAGATTAAAGCAGACGAAATTACGCAGCTCCTTAAAGAGCAGATTCAGAATTACGACTCGAAGATCCGCGTGGATGAGGTGGGCACGATCATTGCCCTGGGCGATGGTATTGCCCGCATTCACGGCCTCGACAAGGTCATGTATGGCGAGATGCTCGAGTTTCCCCACGATGTGGCCGGGCTCGCTATGAACCTGGAAGAGGAGCAGGTGGGCGCCATTCTGATGGGCGAATACACCAAGCTCAGCGAGGGCGACCAGGTAAAGCGCACCGGCAAGATTCTGAGTGTGCCTGTTGGCGAGGCCGTGGTTGGCCGCGTGGTCGACGCCCTGGGCCAGCCCATCGACGACAAGGGACCGATCCACTCATCCGAATTCCTGCCCGTGGAACGACTTGCTCCAGGTGTCGTCGACCGCCAGTCGGTGCGCGAGCCAATGATGACCGGTCTCAAGGCGGTCGACAGCATGATTCCAATTGGCCGCGGACAGCGCGAACTGATCATTGGGGACCGCCAGACGGGAAAGACGGCGATTGCGCTCGACACGATCATCAATAACGCGAAGAACGACCTGATCTGCATCTACTGCGCGATTGGGCAGAAGCGCTCCTCGGTCGCTTCGGTAGTGCAGACGCTGACCGAAAACGGCGCGATGGATTACACCGTCGTCGTTGCGGCGACCGCCTCTGAGCCTGCGCCGATGCTCTATCTTGCGCCCTATGCCGCCACGTCAATCGGTGAGTACTTCCGTGACAAGGGCAAGCATGCGCTGGTGATCTACGACGATCTTTCCAAGCACGCCGTGGCGTACCGCGAAATTTCGCTGCTGCTGCGCCGTCCGCCGGGCCGCGAAGCGTATCCGGGTGACGTGTTCTATCTCCACTCGCGCATGCTGGAGCGCTCGTCTAAGCTGAGCAAGGAAAAGGGCGGAGGCTCGCTGACAGCTCTGCCGATTATTGAAACGCAGGCGGGTGACGTTTCGGCCTACATTCCGACCAACGTGATTTCGATCACGGACGGGCAGATCTTCCTTGAAACCGATCTGTTCAACTCGGGCATCCGTCCGGCGGTCAACGTCGGGCTTTCGGTGTCGCGCGTCGGATTCTCGGCGGCCATGAAGGCGATCAAGCAGGTTGGCGCGACGCTGAAGCTTGACTTGGCACAGTATCGCGAACTCGCAGCGTTCTCACAGTTCGGCAGCGATCTGGACAAGGTTACGCAGAATCAGCTCAACCGCGGTCAGCGCCTTACTGAACTGCTGAAACAGCCGCAGTTCGAGCCGCTGACGGCGGAGCATCAGGTCGCGATTCTGTTTGCCGGAACGCAGGGCCTGCTCGATGACGTCAAGGTGCAGGATATTCGGGCGTTTGAGGACGGATTCCATAAGTATCTGGATTCGACGCAGGCGGCGCTGCTTAAGGACATCGGCGAGAAGAAGTCGCTGGACGATGATTTGCGGAGCCGCCTGAAGGATGCGATTAACGAGTACAAGCAGAACTTCTTCGCGGAACACCAGGATTCCCAGGTTGCGGCAGCGGCAAAGAAGGAGCCCGATCAGGCGAAGTCATCGGATATGAAGAAGGAATCGGGAAACTCAAAAGGCGCTTCTGCGAAACCATCATCGGAACAGGCGGAGCCTGTGGCGGCCAGGAAATAAGCACAAGCAGGAAGAATGGCAAACGTTCTCGACTTAAGAAGGCGCATTCGCAGTATCAAGAACACGCGCCAGATTACCAAGGCCATGAAGATGGTGGCCGCAGCCAAGCTGCGCCGGGCGCAGGAGCGCGCGTTTGCGTCGCGACCATACGTAACGATGATGGCGAGCGTGCTGCAGTCGCTCAAGCGTCGCATTGAGATTTATGACCCCGAAACCGGCGAAGTGCGGCATCCGCTGCTGCTCACGCGTCCGGAAAAGAATGTGTTGTTGCTGGTGATATCCGGTGAAGGCGGATTTGCCGGGGCATTCAACGCGAACATCATCAAGGCGGCCACGAACTTTATTGCAGCGCATCCGGATGAGCACATCGATATTGAAGCGATTGGCCGCAAGGGGCGCGACATCCTGAGGCGGCGGTATCCTGCGGCGCAGTATCTGGATGCCCAAAAGCAAACGGAAGAAGATCGCCTGTCTCGCGGTGAGCGCAAGAGTGGCGGCGCAATTGAGATAATGGATGACCATTATCGCAATATCCTGCACAAGATTACGTTTGATGAAGTACGCGAACTTGGCCGGGAGATCGTTACACTCTACAGCCGGGAAAAGATCGACGCTGTCTATGTGGTCTACAACGAATTCAAGTCGGTGATCCAGCAGCGCGTTGTCGTGGAACGGATTCTTCCCATCGTTGAGATCGGAAAACAACAGGTTGCTGCCGCCGAAGAGATGACGCGAGAAGAGCGCGAGCGCGCAGCCCAAGCTGCAGCGTCGGCCGGGATCAGTCCAGGTTCGGAAGAGGCGAGTGCCGCAGCCAAGGAGGCTGAGGAAGAGGCGCAGCGTTTTGGCACGGCGGATATCGACTACATCTACGAGCAGGACCCGAAAGATCTATTCAACGCGATTCTGCCACGGTATATCGGCACTCTGCTGTATCACGCGATGATCGAGTCAGTAGCGGCGGAATTTGCTGCGCGTATGACAGCGATGGATTCGGCGACAAACAACGCGTCGGACCTGATTGACCACTACACGCTTTTGATGAATCGCGTTCGGCAGGCGGCGATTACCAAGGAACTAATCGAAATTGTGAGCGGCGCAGCCGCACTGTAGAGAGAAAGAATTTTATGGCAGAGAACATTGGCAAAGTCATCAAGATCGCGGGGCCAGCGGTCGACGTACAGTTTGAAGAGGCGAAGATGCCTCCGATTTATCAGGCATTGCGCGTCGTGAGCGACGGCTTTACCGTGCCGAACCCCATCAACGTCATTTTGGAAGTGCAGCAGCACCTGGGCGAAGGCCGCGTGCGCTGCGTTGCCATGCAGGCGACTGAAGGGATGGTGCGTGGTATGAACGCCATCGACCTCGGTGGCCCCATCACCGTTCCCGTGGGCCACGAGACGTTGGGACGCGTGCTGAACGTGATCGGCGAGCCGGTCGACGAACTTGGTCCGGTAAACGCGAAGGTCCACATGCCGATTCACCGTCCCGCTCCTGCCTTCGATGAGCAATCGACGCACGAAGAGATGTTTGAGACCGGAGTGAAGGTTATCGACCTCATCCAGCCCTTTTTGAAGGGCGGCAAGATTGGCCTCTTCGGGGGCGCTGGTGTGGGCAAGACGGTCATCATTCAGGAGTTGATCAACAACGTTGCGCTCAAGCACGGCGGCTTCTCGGTCTTTGCCGGGGTGGGCGAGCGTACCCGTGAAGGAAATGATCTTTGGATTGAGTTCCAGGAAGCGGGCGTTATCGACCTGAAGGACTTCAAGAAGTCGAAGGCTGCGCTGATCTATGGTCAGATGACCGAGCCGCCAGGTGCGCGTCTGCGTGTGGCGCTGACCGGACTCACCGTCGCTGAATACTTCCGCGACCATGAAGGCGCAGACACGCTGCTCTTCATCGACAACATTTTCCGCTTTACGCAGGCGGGTTCTGAAGTATCGACGCTACTGGGGCGCATGCCTTCGGCTGTCGGTTACCAGCCGAATCTCTCGACCGAGATGGGCGAGTTGCAGGAGCGCATTACATCGACCAAGAAGGGCTCGGTCACGTCGGTACAGGCTGTGTACGTTCCGGCTGACGATCTTACCGATCCGGCTCCGGCGACAACCTTTGCTCACCTCGACGCGACGACGGTTCTTTCGAGGCCTCTGTCTGAACTGGGCATTTATCCTGCTGTCGATCCACTGGCTTCGACCTCGCGTATTCTTTCGCCGCGTATCGTCGGGCAGGAGCACTACGACGTGGCGCAGGGCGTGAAGCGGATTCTGCAGCGTTACAAGGACTTGCAGGACATCATCGCGATTCTAGGTATCGACGAGCTTTCAGAAGAAGACAAGCTTACCGTGCAGCGCGCGCGCAAGATTCAACGCTTCCTCTCGCAGCCGTTCCATGTTGCGGAGCAGTTCACCGGTATTCCGGGCGCCTACGTCAAGATCGAAGACACAGTGCGCAGCTTCAAGGAAGTGCTCGACGGCAAGCATGACAGCATTCCCGAACAGGCCTTTTACCTGAAGGGCTCGATTGAGCAAGTGCTCGAAGCGGCTGAGAAGATGAAGGCGACTGCGTAGACTATGCCAGATCAACTGCAAGTACGGTTGGTGACTCCGGAGCGCATCCTTGTCGATTCGACGGCAGATGCGGTTGAGTTGCCAGCGCCTAACGGATACATTGAGGTGCTCTTCGGGCACACGCCGTTGCTCTCTGAACTCGGTGCTGGCGAGGTGCGACTGCACGGCGGTCATGCAGGTGAGCAACGATACAACGTGAATTGGGGATTCGTTGAGGTGCTTCCCGAGCGTGTAACGATTCTCGCCGAGAGCGCGTTGAAGCCGGAAGAGATCGATACCGGGCGGGCCCAAGAGCAGCTCGAACGCGGTCAGAAATTATGGAGCGAAGCGGGCGAGGATGCCGAGAAGTATGATGAGGCGAATCACGTGATTGCCGAGGCGGAATCGAAACTGGCGAGTGCCGCGTCGAAATCGTAACCCGCGTTTACCATTACAAGGCTGGCCATTGCGCCGGCCTTTATTTTTGCGGCGAACCGAACCGGATGCGAAGTGTTGCCAGAGCCGTGTATTGTGTTGGATTACATTGTGAAGCAAATTCGTAGGGGCCGGGGACCGCAGCATGCCTCAAGAACAGATGCTTATGGAAGCTGCAGCGCTGACGGATGTTGGACGTATTCGTTCCGGAAATGAAGATAGTTATGGGCTTTGCTACGAGGCCGGCTTTTTTGTAGTGTGCGATGGCATGGGCGGGGCCGCCGCGGGAGAAGTGGCGAGCCAGGTGACGGTGGCGGCCGTAATGGAGAAAGTCTGCGCTGAAACAGTCAGCGATCCGCGGCAGGCGCTCGAGACTGCGATTGCAGAATCCAACCGTCAGGTCTTTTCGCGTGCCGAACGCGAGTCCTCCTTGCATGGAATGGGCACGACCCTTGTGGCGCTACTGGTGCGCGAGGGCTGTGTGTGGATTGCCCACGTTGGAGACAGCCGTTGTTATCGGCTTCGCGCGGGCGCGTTGGAGCGTATGACGCAGGATCATTCCCTTGTCGATGAGCAGATACGCCTGGGACAGATGACGCCTGAGGAGGCGGAAGTGTCACCGTTTCGCAACGTGATTACGCGGGCGATCGGGACGCGTGAGCACGTGACGCCGGATATTCAGGAAGTGGCCACCGAGCATGGTGATCTCTTTCTGCTGTGTTCGGACGGATTGACGAAAGAAGTTCCCGAACCGCGAATGGCCGAACTTCTTTGTGGAGATATTTCCGACTTGCAGGCGCTGTGCCAGGCGCTGATTCAAGATGCGAATGACTCGGGTGGAAGCGACAACATCACTGCGATTCTAGTGAGGATTTCTTAGTCAGCTAACCGCAGTCATTCCGGAGCGGCGAGTGAATTGCCTTTCACTGATACACTCAATTGTTTTGAGGTGAACGGATGAGTGAGATCAAGGTGGTCGGCGTGCTTGGCGCGGGAACCATGGGGAACGGCATTGCGCACGTGTTTGCGCGCGGCGGATTTGATGTGCGGTTGTGTGAGGTGGAACAGCGACTTCTCGATCGCGGCATTGAGACCATCCGGAAGAATCTTGATCGCGAAGCGGCTAAAGGAAAGATCACGGCAGATGAAGTTGCTGCTTCGTTAAAGAGGATTCAGGGGACCCTTGATCGGCAGTCGCTCGCGGCTTGCGATTTTGTTGTTGAGGCTGCCACTGAGAAGTTTGAAATCAAGAGCCAGCTTTTTGCGGAACTGGATTCGATTCTGCCCAAGGACGTCATCCTGGCGTCAAACACATCATCAATTTCTATCACCAAGCTCGCCGCACAGACCGAGCGGCCAGAGCAGATTATCGGCATGCACTTTTTCAATCCGGTGCCGGTGATGAAGTTGGTCGAAGTGATTCGCGGCCTCCAGACTTCTCAGGCGACCTATGACACGGTGAAGGCGCTGGCCGAAAAGCTTGACAAGACTCCCGTCGAGGTCAACGATGCCCCCGGCTTTGTTTCAAATCGTGTGCTGATGCCGCTGCTCAACGAGGCAATGTATGCGGTGATGGAGGGCGTCGCTACGCCGGAGGCCGTGGATGAGGTCTTCAAGCTGGGGATGGCGCATCCCATGGGACCGCTGACGTTGGCGGATTTTATCGGGCTCGATGTCTGTCTCGACATCATGCGCGTGTTACACGACGGGCTCGGCGATCCGAAATACAGGCCGTGCCCGCTCCTGATTCGCATGGTGGACGCGGGTTGGCTGGGGCGCAAGAGCGGCCGCGGCTTCTATCAGTACGAGTAATCCCTAGGTGCCATAGCCACGGTGTTCCAGCGAGCGGAGTTTTTCGCTGGTCGGCCACGAGATGGTGAGCAAAAACGCTGACCCCTCGAGCGATTCGATATCATGCTTGATGGACGGGGCAAGCGTGAAGAGGCCGGCGGTGTTCAACTGGCGCGCCTGTCCTTGCACGTTGACGCGGATGGCGCCCTTGAGCACGTGAATGGAAATGGTGCCGTCAGTGTGATGTTCTTTCATGCGGGCGCCGCGTTCCATAGTGATGAGAACGGTGCGGAAGTCGGCTCGCTTGTCGAGTGTTTTCGCGTAGAGGCCCGATTGCCAGGGCTTTTTCTTTTCCGAATCGGCAATCTCGCTCAATAAATCGAACTGCGCGGAGTCGCCCGGCGCGGTGGTCTCTTTGATCGTGTCTGTTGTCATACAGCGAGTCTCCTTCCTTGCGAATTGGCGCAGCCAGAGTAGCGCATTTCTTCGTTGGTTGCGAGGCCCTGACCAAACACAAGTACGATGAAAACAATGGATGCGTTGAGCACGCGTGCTGTTGCCGCTGCGACGACCGTTGCGCGGAAACTCGGACTCAGGTGTAACGACGAACCAGAGCTGCTCGCCGACGGCAGCAATGTTCTGGTGCATTTGCGGCCTTCGCCCGTAGTTGCGCGGGTGGCCACGACTACGGGGCTGGTTCGTAAACCGGCACAGGATTGGTTGGCGCTTGATCTAGATCTTGCCGGTTTCCTTGCTGGCCGGAATTTTCCCGTGGTCGCGCCAAGCACTGAGGTCCCTTCAGGGCCGCATATCTCGGACGATCTCGCGCTTACCTTCTGGGAATATGTCGAACATGATCGCGGCTATGTGTCAAATGCGCTGGAAACGGGTGCGTTCTTGCGGGAACTACATGCAGAATTGCGCGGTTTTCGCGGCAATCTGAGGCATTTAAGCCCGTTCACCGAGATTCCGCAGTGGCTTGATGAAGTAGAAGAGTGGGGGGCGGTCGCAGCAGCCGATCTGGCGATGCTGCGACGGGGATATGCAGCGATTTTGGTACGGATTGACGCCTTGGCGTTGCCAGAGCAAGCGCTGCACGGCGATGCTCACAAGAAAAACGTGCTCAAGACAAGCCGAGGATTGGTGTGGACAGATTTTGAAGATGCGTGCCGTGGACCAATTGCATGGGACGTGGCGTGCTTTGTTCGCACTTCGGGTGAAGAGAGAAAGAATGCGCTGGCGAGCTACGACGTGGTGATTGAGCCGGAACATCTGGAGCCGTTCTTTGAAGCCCGTGACCTTCAGGGGGCGGTATGGGGCGCGATTCTTTCGACGCGATTTGCTGACCGGCGGGCGCGGGCAGAGGAGTGGATGGCCGTTTGTCGAGAGCGGTACGCATCGACTTCTGATTGAGGTTGGATGCCAATGAATGCGCTCACGAAGCATCGTCCGCGCCTCATCAGTATTGATGCGCTTCGCGGACTCGTGATGGTGGTGATGGCTCTTGATCATGTCCGTGATTTTGTTCATAGCAGCGCGAGGTCGTTCTCGCCGACAGATCTGACGAGGACTATTCCTGTGTTGTTCCTTACGCGCTGGATTACGCGGTCGGCGTTCTCATCCATTTTCAATCCGCTGCCTTCGATGGGTGGGCCAGCGCAACTCTTCCCGGCAAACTTCGGGTACAGTTTGTGGGTGGTCTATCTGGCCTGGGACTTCGTAGTCGTGTTGTTGTATCCGCTGTGCCTGTGGTTTGCCGGAGTCAAGGAGACACGGCATGACTGGCGGCTGAGCTATCTCTAGCTTTGGCGGGTGGATTTACTCCCCAGTTTGGACGCGGTGTAGTCAAGGCAGGTTCCTGCGTTAGTTTCTGACGCGTCTTCCACACGCGGTGGGCGTATCCTGAAGGGTATGGTTCGAATGACGGTGCTGGCCAGCGGGTCGAAGGGCAACAGCACCGTTGTCTCCAACACGCGCACGCGGATTCTGGTAGATGCGGGCATGTCCTGCCGCGAGATTTTCAAGCGCATGCGCTCGGTGGGCGAAGATCCGGAGACGCTGGACGCGATTCTCATCACGCACGAGCATCAAGACCATGTGCAGGGCTTGCAGGTGACGGCGCGCAAGCTGGGGATTCCTGTTTATTTCACAGAGGCGACACATCGAGCGTGGATGCGCTGGATGACTCCACGCAAGCGTCTGACTTATGCCGAATGGCTGGCACAGCGGCAGCAGGAGGCAGCGCAGAAGAAAGCAGAAGCGGAGAAGAGCGGGTCAGAACCGGATGCTGAAGCGGAGGACCCCTTTTATCGCGAGGCAGAGTTGGCCGAATGTGCTGCAGAGGAAGAAGAGGAACGAAAGGCCGACGACAAGGTCGAGGGTGATCCCTGTGCTTTGCCAGGGGTGGAATATTTTCGGGCTGGTACCCACTTTTCAATTGGCGATATCGCGATCAGCGCCTTTACGATTCCGCATGATGCTGTGGATCCAGTGGGATTTGTCTTCCAGACTGAGAGCATTCGCATTGGGCTGGCCACCGATCTTGGGTACATGCCTCCGAACGTCAGTCTGCAGCTTCGCGGATGCGATGTGCTCATGCTGGAGTCGAATCATGATTTAGAGATGCTGCGGGATGGACCGTATCCCTGGTCGGTGAAGCAGCGGGTCATGTCGCGTGTGGGGCATCTGTCGAATGATGCCGCCGCAAAATTTCTTGAGACGCATTATGACGGACAAGCGTCTTATGTTGTTCTGGCGCATCTATCAGAGAGCAATAACCTGCCCGAACTAGCCCGGGTGGCTGCAGAGTATGCTTTGCGCGACCGTATGAGCTTGTTGGGAAACAGGTTAGTGCTGGCGGAACAACGAACGGCAACAGAGTCTATTGTGTTGTAACGAGACTCGTTTATACTTTAGTAAGATTCCCTGGCCGCTCCGGGATGCAGTCACTTCGGGCCGAATGGGCCCGCTTAGGAAGACTGTTACCTAAGCTAGAACGTTAGGGCGGAGAACGGATTCACATGACCCCTTGTACCGATCAAGTCATCGGAGACATACTCTCAAGTTGGAGATATGACATTTCCGGAATTTCCCCGGAGATGCGCGTCGATTACGAACAACATTTTGTGGAATGCCAGCACTGCCACTCGCGCCAGCGTCTGCATCGTACTGTCGATGTCACGCTGATTGGGCTGGCCACGATCTCAATGCTGGCCTTTCTGCTCGCATTGTCGGTGATTCACCGCGTAGAGCCACTGCGCAACTGGGCGGTGATGAACCTGCATCTGCACCAGATCGACGTAGTGCTTACGCTGCAGGCTGCTGCTGTCGTGGGACTACTGATATCGGCGCTGGCGTGGGTTCTTGTCGCCATTGCGACCCCTGCTCCGGTGTATATTACCGGGGTAGCGATGGCGCAGGCGCGCGAATTGCAGAATCGTTTGCCCAGAAAAGCTGCCTGATTTTTCGGATCGGTATGAGTAAGCCCTCGCATCGGCGAGGGCTTTTGTCTTTGGGGAGGGTACTTAAATGGCGCGGATCATACGAGCGGGCAGGAAGATGATTGCGGCTACCAGTTCGAGTACGCCATGCACGGCGATTCCGACAATCCTGAAGGGTAACAGCAGCAGCCAGACGATCGGATAGACGATGAGAGCAAGCAGCGCCAGGGGCCAGCAAAAGAAGAAGAGAATACACCAGAGAAGAAATTTGATCATGGGCGATACACTCCTTTCGCTCTGCAAAAAGAATACGCGGCCACTGACAAAAAGTTCCGCGATCAACGCGTTGCAGTATCCGTGACGACGCGCGGCCGGATCACCTTGAGTGGATTGCCCATGCAGACCATCATCGGCGGAACGTCCTTGAATGTGACACTGCACGAGCCGACCACCGCGCCGCGCCCAACGGTAACTCCGGGGCCAATGAAGCAGTGAGCGGCAATCCAGACTTCGTCTTCGACGGTGATCTGCTTTGCGAAGATATCGAAGGACGGTTTGGTGTAGTCGTGTGAAGCGGCGGCGAGATAAGAGTGCTGCGAGATGACTGTGTCGTTGCCGATGACGATAGGTCCGAGCGTGTAGAGCGTGACGTGATCGCCGATCCAGCAATCCTCGCCGATGGTGAGCTTCCAGGGATAGGTCACCGAGACGCTGGGACGAAACATCACATTCTTACCAATCTTTGCGCCGAAGAGCTTCAGCAGAAAGCGTCTCCAGCCATATAGAACTTGCGGCGAGGTGTGAAAGAGCAGCGATTGCACTAGCCACCAGGTCTGCACGAACCATGCCGGGCGACCGCGGAAGTTGGGCGGCAGGTGGTGTGCGGAGAGGTCCTGCACCGGACCGGTGATTGCGATCCGGTCATTTGGCTCGAATGACCTGGAAGGAGCGGTCATGCCTTTACCTTTGAGGGCTCGGAGGCGGGCTTTGTTTCGGTGTCTAATGGCTTCGTATCGATTGCGCCGATGAGGCTGGAAACGCGTTCGACATGATGGCGAACGCACCATGACTCTAATCCACTCGCTATACGCTCGACTGCACGAGGATCGGCATAGCTGGCTGTTCCCACTTGAACGGCGGTGGCTCCAGCAAGCAGGAACTCGACTGCATCTTCGGGAGTTGTGATGCCGCCCATGCCGATGACGGGAATGTGGACAGCCTTCACTGCTTCCCAGACCATCCGAACGGCGATGGGCTTGATGGCGGGACCTGAGAGTCCTCCGGTGATGTTGGCGATGCGCGGGCGGCGCGTCTCTACGTCAATCGATAGCGAGACGAAGGTGTTGATCAGGGAGATGGCGTCGGCACCTGCATCTTCGGCGCAGCGCGCCATGGCGGATAT
This genomic window contains:
- a CDS encoding phosphotransferase, producing the protein MKTMDALSTRAVAAATTVARKLGLRCNDEPELLADGSNVLVHLRPSPVVARVATTTGLVRKPAQDWLALDLDLAGFLAGRNFPVVAPSTEVPSGPHISDDLALTFWEYVEHDRGYVSNALETGAFLRELHAELRGFRGNLRHLSPFTEIPQWLDEVEEWGAVAAADLAMLRRGYAAILVRIDALALPEQALHGDAHKKNVLKTSRGLVWTDFEDACRGPIAWDVACFVRTSGEERKNALASYDVVIEPEHLEPFFEARDLQGAVWGAILSTRFADRRARAEEWMAVCRERYASTSD
- a CDS encoding MBL fold metallo-hydrolase, producing MVRMTVLASGSKGNSTVVSNTRTRILVDAGMSCREIFKRMRSVGEDPETLDAILITHEHQDHVQGLQVTARKLGIPVYFTEATHRAWMRWMTPRKRLTYAEWLAQRQQEAAQKKAEAEKSGSEPDAEAEDPFYREAELAECAAEEEEERKADDKVEGDPCALPGVEYFRAGTHFSIGDIAISAFTIPHDAVDPVGFVFQTESIRIGLATDLGYMPPNVSLQLRGCDVLMLESNHDLEMLRDGPYPWSVKQRVMSRVGHLSNDAAAKFLETHYDGQASYVVLAHLSESNNLPELARVAAEYALRDRMSLLGNRLVLAEQRTATESIVL
- a CDS encoding 3-hydroxybutyryl-CoA dehydrogenase, producing MSEIKVVGVLGAGTMGNGIAHVFARGGFDVRLCEVEQRLLDRGIETIRKNLDREAAKGKITADEVAASLKRIQGTLDRQSLAACDFVVEAATEKFEIKSQLFAELDSILPKDVILASNTSSISITKLAAQTERPEQIIGMHFFNPVPVMKLVEVIRGLQTSQATYDTVKALAEKLDKTPVEVNDAPGFVSNRVLMPLLNEAMYAVMEGVATPEAVDEVFKLGMAHPMGPLTLADFIGLDVCLDIMRVLHDGLGDPKYRPCPLLIRMVDAGWLGRKSGRGFYQYE
- a CDS encoding cupin domain-containing protein — encoded protein: MTTDTIKETTAPGDSAQFDLLSEIADSEKKKPWQSGLYAKTLDKRADFRTVLITMERGARMKEHHTDGTISIHVLKGAIRVNVQGQARQLNTAGLFTLAPSIKHDIESLEGSAFLLTISWPTSEKLRSLEHRGYGT
- a CDS encoding putative colanic acid biosynthesis acetyltransferase codes for the protein MTAPSRSFEPNDRIAITGPVQDLSAHHLPPNFRGRPAWFVQTWWLVQSLLFHTSPQVLYGWRRFLLKLFGAKIGKNVMFRPSVSVTYPWKLTIGEDCWIGDHVTLYTLGPIVIGNDTVISQHSYLAAASHDYTKPSFDIFAKQITVEDEVWIAAHCFIGPGVTVGRGAVVGSCSVTFKDVPPMMVCMGNPLKVIRPRVVTDTATR